One genomic segment of Thermodesulfobacterium sp. TA1 includes these proteins:
- the guaA gene encoding glutamine-hydrolyzing GMP synthase, producing the protein MKNKILILDFGSQTTQLIARRIRELGVYSEIKPCFISLEEIKSFKPSGIILSGGPSSVYDIDAPTITPKIFELGVPVLGICYGVQLISHLLGGKVERSEKREFGPAFIKIVEENALFKGLKKGGVYKVWMSHSDRIEVLPEGFYVLAETENTPFAAIAHKEKPVYGVQFHPEVIHTEIGQEVLGNFVFEVCGCEADWSMPSFIERTVEEIKELVKENEKVICALSGGIDSTVTALLVHKAIGDRLIPIFVNNGLLRKNEPEEVLSLMKSLGLKVDYVDASSLFLERLKGVEDPERKRKIIGETFIEVFEKEAKKFENVVYLAQGTLYPDVIESVSFRGPSATIKSHHNVGGLPERMHLKLIEPLRELFKDEVRKIAELLGLPKHIIWRQPFPGPGLAIRIIGEVSEEKLNILREADAIVTEEMLNTGWYYQVWQSFAVLLPVKTVGVMGDARTYEYVVAIRCVESQDAMTADWVKLPYELLERLSNRIINEVKGVNRVVYDISSKPPATIEWE; encoded by the coding sequence ATGAAAAACAAAATATTGATCCTTGATTTTGGTTCCCAGACTACTCAGCTTATTGCAAGAAGGATTAGAGAATTAGGTGTTTATAGTGAGATTAAACCTTGTTTTATTTCTTTAGAAGAGATTAAAAGTTTTAAACCGTCAGGTATCATTCTTTCAGGGGGACCAAGTAGTGTCTATGATATAGATGCTCCTACTATAACTCCTAAGATTTTTGAGCTTGGTGTTCCTGTTTTAGGAATTTGTTATGGAGTACAGTTAATAAGTCATCTTTTAGGTGGGAAAGTGGAGAGAAGCGAAAAACGTGAATTTGGGCCAGCTTTTATCAAAATAGTAGAAGAAAACGCCCTTTTTAAAGGGTTGAAAAAGGGCGGAGTTTATAAAGTATGGATGAGCCATAGCGATAGGATTGAGGTTTTGCCAGAAGGTTTTTATGTGTTGGCTGAAACAGAAAATACACCATTTGCCGCGATAGCTCATAAAGAAAAACCTGTTTATGGGGTTCAGTTTCATCCTGAAGTTATCCATACAGAGATAGGACAAGAAGTGTTAGGAAATTTTGTTTTTGAGGTGTGCGGTTGTGAGGCAGACTGGAGTATGCCTTCTTTTATAGAAAGAACCGTAGAAGAGATAAAAGAACTGGTTAAGGAAAATGAAAAGGTGATTTGTGCTCTTTCTGGGGGTATAGATTCTACCGTTACCGCACTTTTAGTCCATAAAGCCATAGGAGATAGATTGATACCTATATTTGTAAACAATGGACTGTTGAGAAAAAATGAACCTGAAGAGGTCTTATCTTTGATGAAGAGTTTAGGGCTAAAAGTGGATTATGTGGACGCAAGTTCTCTTTTTCTTGAAAGGCTTAAAGGGGTTGAAGACCCAGAAAGAAAAAGAAAGATTATAGGGGAAACCTTTATAGAAGTTTTTGAAAAAGAAGCTAAAAAATTTGAAAATGTAGTTTATCTTGCTCAAGGCACTTTATACCCTGATGTGATAGAGAGTGTTTCTTTCAGAGGTCCTTCTGCTACGATAAAGTCTCATCATAACGTAGGTGGACTTCCTGAAAGGATGCATCTTAAACTTATTGAACCACTACGGGAGCTGTTTAAGGATGAGGTTAGAAAGATAGCCGAGCTTTTGGGTTTACCTAAGCATATCATCTGGAGACAACCTTTTCCAGGTCCAGGTCTTGCTATAAGGATTATAGGCGAGGTTTCAGAAGAAAAGTTAAACATCCTTAGAGAGGCAGACGCAATAGTTACCGAGGAGATGCTTAATACAGGTTGGTATTATCAGGTATGGCAAAGCTTTGCTGTGCTTTTACCGGTAAAAACTGTAGGGGTTATGGGTGATGCAAGAACCTATGAGTACGTAGTGGCTATTAGGTGTGTTGAGAGCCAAGATGCTATGACCGCTGACTGGGTAAAACTTCCTTATGAACTTTTAGAAAGACTTTCTAATCGTATAATTAACGAAGTAAAAGGGGTTAATAGAGTAGTTTATGATATCTCTTCTAAACCTCCAGCTACGATCGAATGGGAATGA
- a CDS encoding glycosyltransferase family 39 protein, whose amino-acid sequence MKKENVIFLALLVIAFFLIFWNLGERPLFGVEGRWAEAAREMVLRNSWFVPTLNFDPHITKPLIPFWLIKLSGMLFQQFNEFFVRLPGALLAFASLLVFYRGVTHLFSYPWNLIATGLLLTSIGFIEFSRLAQSEIYQLFGIIVGITFYVCFRNQKSFLGYLGFFIGMVLGGLSKGITSFVVLITLPLIDSILEKRFFHLNWKSILAALIALSLYFLPYYLTSQELKSEIPFYLWFRENLKQAVDPYDNLRPFFIYLYFWPLWLAPWSLLLIGALVKFTSNFQKLSTEEKLFFLTSLAIFFIFTIAKARRGYYLLPILPFSIILITYYLKNHCHQFLLKTYQLLKYPLILLPLGAFFILLSLGLKPSLGISLGLILGFLIQGLIFFLLKKENLFSLILHFAVIEWLVYGLLIPYHSKSSEKEAGIFLNTLLSQKQNATVCQLNQPVANVYFYAQINQKVEPFVEGKDCDIILIRKKIPQEITNLTEKGYKLTTFKAQKDPSKTYYILYKPFR is encoded by the coding sequence ATGAAAAAAGAAAACGTTATTTTTTTAGCTTTATTGGTAATAGCCTTTTTTTTGATCTTTTGGAACTTGGGAGAGAGGCCTTTATTTGGAGTAGAAGGTAGATGGGCAGAAGCAGCAAGGGAAATGGTCCTTAGAAATTCTTGGTTTGTTCCAACCCTTAACTTTGACCCTCATATAACCAAACCTCTGATACCATTTTGGTTGATCAAACTTTCTGGAATGCTTTTTCAACAGTTTAACGAATTTTTCGTAAGGTTACCTGGGGCATTGCTTGCTTTTGCAAGCTTATTGGTTTTTTATAGAGGTGTAACCCATCTTTTTTCTTATCCTTGGAACCTTATAGCTACTGGACTTCTGCTTACTTCAATAGGATTTATAGAGTTTTCTCGTTTAGCCCAATCTGAGATTTATCAACTTTTTGGGATTATCGTAGGGATTACCTTTTATGTTTGCTTTAGAAATCAAAAAAGCTTTTTGGGATACTTAGGATTTTTTATCGGAATGGTTTTAGGTGGTCTCTCTAAAGGAATAACGTCTTTTGTGGTGCTAATTACCCTACCTCTGATAGACTCAATCCTTGAAAAAAGGTTTTTTCATCTAAATTGGAAATCCATTTTAGCAGCCCTTATAGCCTTAAGTCTATATTTTCTCCCTTATTACTTAACCTCTCAAGAACTAAAAAGCGAAATTCCCTTTTATCTATGGTTTAGAGAAAACCTAAAACAAGCAGTAGACCCTTATGACAACCTTAGACCCTTTTTTATCTATCTTTATTTTTGGCCTTTATGGTTAGCTCCTTGGTCTCTCCTTTTAATAGGGGCTTTGGTTAAATTTACCTCAAATTTCCAAAAACTATCTACCGAAGAAAAACTCTTTTTCTTAACCTCTCTTGCCATCTTTTTTATCTTTACCATAGCTAAAGCCCGAAGAGGTTACTACCTTCTTCCTATTTTACCCTTCTCTATAATCTTGATTACCTACTACTTAAAAAACCATTGCCATCAGTTTTTGCTAAAAACATACCAGCTACTAAAATATCCTCTAATATTACTACCTTTAGGGGCTTTTTTTATCCTTCTATCTTTAGGTCTAAAACCTTCTCTTGGCATAAGTTTAGGATTAATCTTAGGTTTTTTGATACAGGGTCTCATCTTTTTTTTACTTAAAAAAGAAAACCTTTTTAGTCTTATCTTACATTTTGCAGTGATTGAATGGTTGGTCTATGGTCTCCTTATACCTTATCACTCTAAAAGCTCAGAAAAAGAAGCAGGTATTTTTTTAAACACTCTTCTTTCTCAAAAGCAAAACGCTACGGTTTGTCAACTTAACCAACCGGTAGCTAATGTTTACTTTTATGCTCAAATTAACCAAAAAGTAGAGCCTTTTGTCGAGGGTAAAGATTGTGATATTATACTCATTCGAAAAAAGATACCTCAAGAGATAACAAACCTTACAGAAAAAGGATACAAGCTTACTACCTTTAAAGCTCAAAAAGACCCATCAAAAACCTATTATATCCTTTATAAACCTTTTAGATAG
- a CDS encoding beta-ketoacyl-ACP synthase III — protein MAVPPKVLTNQDLEKMVETSDAWITERTGIKERHILEDGENISQYAIKASKEALEKAGISPEELNLIICATVTPDYLIPSLAVLVQEGLGASKAGAFDLSATCSGFIYALSVADQFVRLNPDWKVLVIGAEALSRKTNWQDRTICVLLGDGAGAVVVGKSPNPSQRGLIDFILGADGSQWPLLTLKGGGSAFPPFDERLPKEEYYIKMQGREVFKFATRIMERLALELLERNGFSKEDLKLLVPHQANLRIIEYLRERLDLPKEKVFVNIQKYGNTSAASIPIALYEAEKEGKLKEGDLVLLVAFGGGFTFGSALLKW, from the coding sequence ATGGCTGTTCCTCCTAAGGTATTAACCAACCAGGACCTTGAAAAGATGGTTGAAACCTCAGATGCATGGATTACCGAAAGAACAGGAATTAAAGAAAGACATATTTTGGAAGACGGAGAAAACATCAGTCAATATGCTATCAAAGCCTCCAAAGAGGCTTTAGAAAAGGCAGGGATTTCTCCAGAGGAATTAAACCTTATCATTTGTGCTACCGTAACCCCAGACTATTTAATTCCTTCGCTTGCGGTGTTGGTTCAAGAGGGATTAGGTGCTTCTAAAGCCGGTGCTTTTGACCTTTCTGCTACCTGCTCAGGTTTTATCTATGCTTTAAGTGTGGCTGACCAGTTTGTAAGGCTAAACCCTGACTGGAAAGTGTTGGTAATAGGGGCTGAAGCTCTCTCGCGGAAAACCAACTGGCAAGATAGAACCATTTGTGTGCTTCTTGGAGATGGGGCAGGGGCTGTAGTGGTAGGAAAAAGTCCAAACCCTTCCCAAAGAGGGCTTATAGATTTTATTCTCGGAGCAGATGGTTCCCAATGGCCTTTACTCACGCTTAAAGGAGGTGGAAGTGCCTTTCCTCCCTTTGATGAACGTTTACCTAAAGAAGAATATTATATAAAAATGCAGGGTAGAGAGGTTTTTAAGTTTGCTACCAGGATTATGGAGAGGTTGGCTTTGGAACTATTAGAAAGAAATGGCTTTTCTAAAGAAGACTTAAAACTTTTGGTGCCTCATCAAGCTAATCTAAGAATTATAGAATATCTAAGAGAAAGGCTTGACCTTCCTAAGGAAAAAGTTTTTGTAAACATCCAAAAGTATGGTAATACTTCAGCAGCAAGCATCCCTATAGCCCTTTATGAAGCAGAAAAAGAAGGGAAACTTAAGGAGGGAGATTTGGTTTTACTGGTTGCATTCGGAGGAGGTTTTACCTTTGGAAGTGCATTGTTAAAATGGTAA
- a CDS encoding DUF177 domain-containing protein, which translates to MEELKNWGISLDDIPLEGLKVEFGDIKNLEGFKIKEPLSGFLKLKKLGIEVKLEGFIKGSLILECDRCLTEFEFDLEHSFELDLKPLSSLNFEEEKELSDEEMEVSFFENSWISFYDLLREEIWLSLPYKKLCKEDCKGLCNYCGANLNERSCSCGVYKKHSPFAVLQKLLEKDSLEKRGGK; encoded by the coding sequence ATGGAAGAACTTAAAAATTGGGGCATTAGTTTAGATGATATTCCTTTAGAAGGTTTAAAGGTTGAGTTTGGCGATATAAAAAATTTAGAGGGTTTTAAAATAAAAGAACCCCTTTCTGGTTTTTTAAAATTGAAAAAATTAGGGATTGAGGTAAAATTAGAGGGCTTTATAAAAGGGTCTTTAATTTTAGAGTGCGATAGATGCTTAACTGAGTTTGAGTTTGATTTAGAACATTCTTTTGAATTAGATTTAAAGCCGTTAAGTAGTCTTAATTTTGAGGAAGAAAAAGAACTTTCTGATGAAGAGATGGAGGTTAGTTTTTTTGAAAACTCTTGGATTTCTTTTTATGACCTTTTAAGAGAGGAAATTTGGTTGTCTTTACCTTATAAGAAACTTTGTAAAGAAGATTGTAAAGGACTTTGTAACTACTGTGGAGCCAATCTTAATGAAAGAAGCTGTAGCTGTGGGGTTTATAAAAAACATAGCCCTTTTGCAGTATTGCAAAAATTATTAGAAAAGGACAGTTTGGAAAAAAGAGGAGGTAAGTAA
- the rpmF gene encoding 50S ribosomal protein L32, whose amino-acid sequence MAVPKRKTSRSRRGMRRAHKHLDAPSFSVCPRCKSTKLPHRACPSCGYYKSKQVLEKESS is encoded by the coding sequence ATGGCTGTACCTAAGAGAAAAACTTCAAGGTCAAGGAGAGGGATGAGAAGGGCTCATAAACATTTAGACGCCCCTTCTTTTTCTGTGTGTCCAAGATGCAAGTCTACTAAGCTTCCCCATAGGGCTTGTCCCAGCTGTGGTTATTACAAAAGCAAACAGGTTTTGGAAAAAGAATCTTCTTAG
- a CDS encoding glycosyltransferase family 39 protein, producing the protein MKNKVFLKISLFLIIFGTVLFLPFIGEKEFQGEEGRRVLLALQMLETKEFLFPKLFGEPYFLKPSGYNWFLALWFFLTKDFSEFTARASSAFIIILTSLVLTWFWIKILRKEGFDKEGPALSLLPFLPGLIFLTIPEVIDKGLRAEIDGFYTFLVTTGIFSWFYFYELTKRRCLGFLLWGIFMGFSVLTKTFHALLFFYLAWIPYLFYFKKLKELFTFPHFLGIGITLGIFGIWFFFSLGFDLNLFSAWLGEYKDALSGAEVSLGEHFEFFTLGFLTGYAPWIFVLFLFKDPGFIQVFLKKHPNFFKLIIFSLFLFMFSYMFHFFSLGARLRYMLPAIGGLVFISAIGFLYLIVYKKEILNRSLRIFVKLLPWILAALGVMFLGYLILRKFYYWEALVVVWVLIIGSLAFGFRFWKKVSYQGFLWFLVFCVFSVKQVYAAFYYSYHKEKVDYFRKASQNLVLAVGKGEVIYLCEEAPHHLIYYGKYKYKTLDFKYLKPCDKRLIFELKDRWVLLSKKRFESLGLNEKDFKIFQILPVRKKVYLLVKP; encoded by the coding sequence ATGAAAAATAAAGTCTTTTTAAAAATCAGTCTGTTTTTAATCATTTTTGGAACAGTTCTTTTCTTGCCTTTTATAGGAGAAAAAGAGTTTCAAGGAGAAGAAGGAAGAAGGGTTTTGCTTGCCTTACAAATGCTTGAAACCAAGGAATTTCTTTTTCCTAAACTTTTTGGAGAACCATATTTTTTAAAACCATCTGGATATAATTGGTTTCTTGCCCTGTGGTTTTTTCTTACCAAAGACTTTTCAGAGTTTACAGCCAGAGCTAGCTCTGCATTTATAATAATTCTTACTTCTTTAGTTTTAACTTGGTTTTGGATAAAAATCCTTCGAAAAGAAGGATTTGATAAGGAAGGACCTGCTCTTTCCTTGTTACCTTTTTTACCAGGTTTAATTTTTTTAACCATACCTGAGGTTATAGATAAGGGGCTAAGGGCTGAGATAGACGGTTTTTATACCTTTTTGGTCACAACCGGTATTTTTTCTTGGTTTTATTTTTATGAACTGACCAAAAGAAGATGTTTGGGCTTTTTGTTATGGGGCATTTTTATGGGGTTTTCTGTTTTAACCAAAACCTTTCATGCCTTACTTTTCTTTTATTTAGCCTGGATACCATATCTTTTTTATTTTAAAAAGTTAAAAGAGCTCTTCACCTTTCCTCATTTTTTAGGTATAGGAATAACCTTAGGGATTTTTGGAATTTGGTTTTTCTTTAGTTTAGGTTTTGATTTAAACCTTTTTTCTGCCTGGTTAGGAGAATATAAAGACGCTTTGTCAGGGGCTGAAGTCTCTTTGGGGGAACATTTTGAATTCTTTACCTTGGGTTTTTTGACAGGATATGCTCCTTGGATCTTTGTTTTGTTTTTGTTTAAAGACCCTGGTTTTATCCAGGTTTTTCTTAAAAAGCATCCTAATTTTTTTAAGTTGATAATATTTTCTCTGTTTTTGTTTATGTTTTCTTATATGTTTCATTTTTTCTCTCTGGGTGCAAGACTTAGGTATATGCTTCCAGCGATAGGAGGATTGGTTTTTATTTCTGCTATCGGATTTTTGTATCTTATTGTATATAAAAAAGAAATTTTAAATCGGTCGCTAAGAATTTTTGTAAAGCTTTTACCTTGGATTTTAGCAGCTTTAGGAGTGATGTTTTTAGGTTATTTGATCCTTAGAAAGTTTTATTATTGGGAGGCTTTGGTAGTTGTTTGGGTTTTGATAATAGGGAGTTTGGCTTTTGGGTTTAGGTTTTGGAAAAAGGTTTCTTACCAAGGATTTTTGTGGTTTTTAGTCTTTTGTGTTTTTTCTGTTAAACAGGTTTATGCAGCTTTTTATTATTCTTACCATAAAGAAAAGGTAGATTATTTTAGAAAAGCATCCCAAAACCTTGTTTTAGCCGTAGGTAAAGGAGAAGTGATATACCTCTGTGAGGAGGCACCCCATCATTTAATTTACTACGGAAAATATAAATACAAGACTTTAGATTTTAAATACCTAAAGCCTTGTGATAAACGTTTGATTTTTGAGCTCAAAGACCGATGGGTTTTACTATCTAAAAAAAGGTTTGAATCTTTGGGTTTAAACGAAAAAGATTTTAAAATTTTTCAAATTTTACCGGTTAGAAAAAAGGTTTATTTGTTGGTGAAACCATAG
- a CDS encoding LemA family protein: MLYFILLTIFILIVFWAIWVYNKLIKLKIMIEQAWSDVDVQLKRRHDLIPNLLETVKGYAQHERKTLEEVVKLRNTAITAQTPQEKIEAENRLTQALGQLFALAESYPDLKASSNFQALQNELAKVEETISQARRYLNAVVRDYNTAISIFPNSILARIFNFTPKIFFETDDREREVPQIKF; this comes from the coding sequence ATGTTATATTTCATTCTTTTAACTATCTTTATTCTAATAGTTTTTTGGGCAATTTGGGTTTATAACAAGCTTATCAAGCTAAAAATAATGATAGAACAAGCTTGGTCTGATGTAGACGTACAATTAAAAAGAAGGCATGATTTAATACCCAATCTTTTAGAAACTGTAAAAGGATATGCACAGCATGAAAGAAAAACTCTTGAAGAAGTAGTAAAACTAAGAAATACAGCAATTACTGCCCAAACCCCTCAAGAAAAAATAGAAGCTGAAAATAGGTTAACTCAGGCTTTAGGACAACTCTTTGCCTTAGCAGAAAGTTATCCTGACCTTAAAGCAAGTAGCAATTTTCAAGCCCTACAAAATGAGCTTGCCAAAGTTGAAGAAACCATAAGTCAGGCGAGAAGATATTTAAATGCAGTAGTTAGAGATTACAATACCGCTATCTCGATTTTTCCAAATTCTATCCTTGCAAGGATTTTTAACTTTACCCCTAAGATATTTTTTGAAACAGATGATAGAGAAAGAGAAGTCCCTCAGATTAAATTTTAA
- a CDS encoding DUF2207 domain-containing protein has protein sequence MRRLIFLTLLLIIFSPFSSWAWYIKYYDVEIKVEPSSELKIVEKLVVDFEDENKHGIYRDIPLDFYDPSGKKHRIEIKDILVTNQNLNSYQTKISKHKNTLRIKIGDPNKLVNGTQFYIISYKVKYALYNLGPIDELYWNAIGTGWNVPIKNVTAKVILPFEDSSIQFTCYTGAFGRIDKNCKIKKEKQAILFTLTQPLSAHEGMTIAVGWKAGLIPIPEGPPWWKNPWIYTFLYIILFLSFMIWLWWTKGRDIGGKGAIQTQYFPPENLTPLEAGTLIDEKVDGRDIVAEIIDLARRGYLKIIEIEEPKFLFGKKINYILEQTKKFDTVIQNNPFDLQILSGIFEDKSRVKLSELNKKFYRFIPLIKKHVFSSLTSKGFFFKNPLNVRNKYTWLGAIVFIFTIWIMIGSQFLYSTLPFPILLSGLVTAFGLLIFGRFMPRKTSKGTEMLEYLKGYEEFITKVERDVIEKLFSPEKIPEVFEVTLPFAIVFGEGDKWAEAFESLFTKPPRWYEGTDSFSTVYFAHSLNNFTSQASQIFTTSPRSSSSGSGGGGFSGGGAGGGGGGSW, from the coding sequence ATGCGACGACTTATCTTTTTGACTTTATTATTAATAATCTTTTCTCCTTTTTCATCTTGGGCATGGTACATAAAATATTACGATGTAGAAATAAAAGTGGAGCCAAGTAGTGAATTAAAAATCGTAGAAAAATTGGTCGTTGATTTTGAAGATGAAAATAAACATGGAATCTATCGTGATATTCCGTTAGATTTTTATGACCCTTCAGGGAAAAAACATAGGATAGAAATTAAAGACATTTTGGTAACCAATCAAAATCTTAACTCTTATCAAACTAAAATTTCTAAACATAAAAATACTTTGAGGATTAAAATCGGAGATCCCAATAAATTGGTAAACGGAACTCAATTTTACATCATCAGCTATAAAGTAAAATACGCTCTTTATAATCTTGGCCCTATAGATGAGCTTTACTGGAATGCTATAGGAACAGGTTGGAATGTCCCTATAAAAAATGTAACCGCTAAAGTAATCCTACCCTTTGAGGATAGTTCTATTCAATTTACCTGCTATACAGGTGCCTTTGGTAGAATTGATAAGAATTGTAAAATAAAAAAAGAAAAACAAGCCATCTTATTTACCCTTACTCAACCTTTATCTGCCCATGAAGGAATGACGATAGCTGTAGGTTGGAAGGCAGGATTAATACCTATACCTGAAGGTCCACCATGGTGGAAAAATCCTTGGATATATACGTTTTTATACATAATATTATTCTTAAGTTTTATGATATGGTTATGGTGGACCAAAGGAAGAGATATCGGAGGCAAAGGAGCAATACAGACTCAGTATTTTCCACCAGAAAACTTAACACCACTTGAAGCAGGAACTTTAATAGATGAAAAAGTGGATGGGCGTGACATAGTTGCTGAAATCATAGATTTAGCAAGGCGAGGATATTTAAAAATAATAGAAATTGAAGAACCTAAATTCCTGTTTGGTAAAAAAATAAACTATATCCTGGAGCAAACTAAAAAGTTTGATACTGTTATTCAGAATAATCCCTTTGACCTACAAATTCTATCAGGTATTTTTGAAGATAAAAGTAGAGTAAAACTTTCTGAACTTAACAAAAAATTCTATCGCTTTATTCCACTTATAAAAAAACATGTTTTTTCTTCCCTAACCTCTAAAGGATTTTTCTTTAAAAACCCTCTTAATGTTAGAAATAAATATACCTGGCTTGGAGCAATAGTTTTTATTTTTACAATTTGGATTATGATTGGGTCTCAATTTTTATATTCTACTCTTCCTTTTCCCATTTTACTGTCAGGTTTAGTTACTGCCTTTGGTCTTCTTATTTTCGGACGGTTTATGCCACGAAAAACCTCCAAAGGCACTGAGATGTTAGAGTACTTAAAAGGTTATGAAGAATTTATTACTAAGGTAGAAAGGGATGTTATAGAAAAACTTTTCTCCCCTGAAAAAATTCCTGAAGTTTTTGAAGTCACTTTACCCTTTGCAATCGTCTTCGGAGAAGGTGATAAATGGGCAGAAGCCTTTGAAAGTTTGTTTACTAAACCACCAAGATGGTATGAAGGAACAGACAGTTTTTCAACCGTTTATTTTGCCCATTCCTTAAATAATTTCACCAGTCAAGCATCCCAAATTTTTACAACCTCACCTCGTTCTTCATCCTCTGGAAGTGGTGGAGGTGGTTTTTCCGGTGGTGGTGCAGGTGGTGGTGGAGGTGGCTCTTGGTAA
- the plsX gene encoding phosphate acyltransferase PlsX: MYRVVLDVMGGDFAPSQILRGADLALKEFPDLELILVGKEQVLREYVGKPRVSVVFTEEVVDMDESPGDALRKKREASVFKGIELLKTKEAEAFVSAGNSGAVAAGSIFILGRIEGVRRPAIATLLPTVKDPFVLIDVGANVDSKPIDLFQFGIMGKVFLEKVWERDNPKIALLSIGEESGKGNLLVKKAHQLFKQSKLNYVGNIESRDIYRGEVDVVVCDGFIGNVCLKLSEGLAEVILEMLKNEVKKSMLSILGLLMAKKAIDGFKKKSDWREYGGAPLLGVKGNVIIAHGRSDALAIKNAIKVAINTIKINLVEKLESAIKENLVEEEKECV; this comes from the coding sequence ATGTATAGGGTAGTCTTAGATGTGATGGGAGGGGATTTTGCTCCCTCCCAAATCCTTAGAGGTGCAGACCTTGCTCTTAAAGAATTTCCAGATTTAGAGCTTATTTTAGTAGGGAAAGAACAGGTTTTGCGGGAGTATGTGGGGAAGCCCAGGGTTTCGGTGGTTTTTACTGAAGAAGTGGTGGATATGGATGAGAGTCCAGGGGATGCTTTAAGGAAAAAAAGAGAGGCCTCAGTTTTTAAAGGGATAGAACTTTTAAAGACCAAAGAGGCAGAGGCTTTTGTTTCGGCCGGAAACTCAGGGGCAGTAGCAGCAGGAAGTATTTTTATTTTAGGGAGGATAGAAGGGGTTAGGCGTCCGGCTATTGCTACCTTACTTCCTACTGTTAAAGATCCTTTTGTTTTGATAGATGTAGGGGCTAACGTGGATTCCAAACCGATAGACCTTTTTCAGTTTGGTATCATGGGTAAAGTATTTTTAGAGAAGGTTTGGGAAAGGGATAACCCTAAGATAGCTTTATTGTCGATAGGAGAAGAGTCTGGTAAAGGAAATCTTCTGGTAAAAAAGGCCCATCAACTTTTTAAACAATCTAAGCTTAATTATGTAGGAAATATAGAAAGCAGAGATATTTATCGTGGAGAAGTAGACGTAGTGGTTTGTGATGGTTTTATTGGGAATGTTTGTCTTAAACTTTCTGAAGGTTTGGCTGAGGTTATCTTAGAGATGTTAAAAAACGAGGTAAAAAAATCGATGCTTTCTATTTTGGGACTTTTAATGGCTAAAAAGGCGATAGATGGGTTTAAGAAAAAGTCTGATTGGAGAGAATACGGTGGAGCTCCACTTTTAGGGGTAAAAGGAAATGTAATCATCGCTCATGGAAGGTCTGATGCCTTGGCAATCAAAAACGCTATTAAAGTAGCTATAAACACCATCAAAATCAACCTGGTAGAAAAATTAGAGAGCGCCATTAAGGAAAATTTAGTTGAGGAGGAAAAGGAGTGTGTTTAA